In Solanum lycopersicum chromosome 5, SLM_r2.1, the following are encoded in one genomic region:
- the LOC101254202 gene encoding uncharacterized protein, translating into MKEISVSSSSIIISKYVFFIVLITIPILLFLSHRSSSSSVIISTTTTSNSDSDLKIRPGYSSYDSYIKKQLNKTLNPKLRKIWTTRDWDRKIEVFSKFFGELRNRNLLSDSSKVLCIGARMGQEVEALKRVGVSDSVGMDLVPYPPLVVKGDFHNQPFDDEIFDLEFSNVFDHALFPEKFVSEIERTLKTGGICVLHVSLSKRADKYSANDLYSVEPLKKLFKRSELVHTRTVDGFGLDTEVVFRKN; encoded by the coding sequence ATGAAAGAAATTAGTGTTTCATCGTCATCGATAATAATATCGAAGTACGTATTTTTCATCGTTCTCATAACAATACCGATACTCCTTTTTCTCTCTCATCGGAGTTCATCTTCTTCCGTTATCATCTCCACCACAACAACATCAAATTCCGATTCCGATCTCAAAATCCGTCCAGGATATTCGAGCTACGATTCCTACATCAAGAAACAGCTAAACAAAACACTCAATCCAAAACTTCGAAAAATCTGGACGACTCGTGATTGGGATAGAAAAATTGAAGTTTTCTCAAAATTCTTCGGAGAACTTAGAAATAGAAATTTACTCTCAGATTCATCGAAAGTACTCTGTATTGGTGCTCGTATGGGTCAGGAAGTGGAAGCACTGAAACGAGTCGGAGTTTCTGATTCAGTTGGAATGGACCTTGTACCGTATCCGCCATTAGTGGTTAAAGGAGATTTTCATAATCAGCCGTTCGACGATGAGATTTTTGATCTGGAATTTTCTAATGTATTTGATCACGCGCTTTTCCCGGAGAAATTTGTATCGGAGATCGAACGGACATTGAAGACCGGCGGGATTTGTGTGTTACACGTGTCGTTATCTAAACGAGCGGATAAGTATTCGGCGAATGATTTGTATAGTGTGGAACCGTTGAAGAAACTGTTTAAGCGGTCTGAGTTGGTTCATACTCGAACCGTCGATGGATTCGGATTGGATACGGAAGttgtttttagaaaaaattga